From Paenibacillus physcomitrellae, the proteins below share one genomic window:
- a CDS encoding serine hydrolase domain-containing protein, with product MAIQTGSSLPRLSIEQLGISPQKVFDFLEYLKAQSIELHSFMLLRHGHVAAEGWWKPYEPALPHMLFSLSKSFTSTAIGMAVQEGLLSTEDRVVSFFPDDLPDEISPNLAAMTIRHLLIMGTGHTKDTMNALHQAEDGNWAKAFLRLPVEHEPGSYFLYNTGATYMLSAILQKVTGQTLLQFLQPRLFEPLGIHHPAWQSDPRGINTGGYGLKVTTEDIAKFGQFYLQKGVWNGQRLLEEGWIETATSKQISNGNGGDSDWTQGYGYQFWRCRHGIYRGDGAFGQFCIVLEKYDAVIAMTSGTNDLQGVLNGVWDHLLAAFELGEALEQGEALEQDQAFEQDRASACQGSAAKQLQRELEALCLEPPVFQRGSEREGMANGQKYKLAQNDFGIDHLRFQFNEQEAEVYIQDAAGEQSLKLGRQTWKPGRLTLFGEEEPCAGSFTWKTPHDLLLTIRTIETPFSHTLEVQFLEDGAIEIHRRVNVSFGATESAPLRGEPVS from the coding sequence ATGGCTATTCAAACAGGCAGCTCACTGCCAAGGTTAAGCATCGAGCAGCTAGGCATTTCACCGCAAAAGGTGTTTGATTTCCTGGAATATTTGAAAGCGCAATCAATTGAGTTGCACAGCTTTATGCTGCTCCGGCACGGACATGTGGCTGCAGAAGGCTGGTGGAAGCCGTACGAGCCGGCTCTGCCGCATATGTTGTTTTCGCTCAGCAAAAGCTTTACTTCGACTGCAATTGGTATGGCTGTTCAGGAAGGTTTGCTTAGCACCGAGGATAGAGTGGTCTCCTTTTTCCCTGATGATTTGCCTGACGAGATTTCTCCAAACCTTGCGGCTATGACAATCAGACACCTGCTGATCATGGGAACCGGTCATACCAAAGATACGATGAATGCTCTGCATCAGGCAGAAGACGGGAACTGGGCTAAAGCTTTCTTGAGACTGCCTGTTGAGCATGAACCTGGAAGCTATTTTCTGTACAATACCGGAGCGACCTATATGCTGTCGGCTATCCTGCAGAAGGTGACCGGCCAAACGTTGCTGCAGTTTCTCCAGCCCCGGCTGTTTGAGCCGCTGGGTATTCATCATCCTGCCTGGCAAAGCGATCCTCGGGGAATCAATACAGGAGGTTACGGTCTAAAAGTTACGACAGAAGACATAGCCAAGTTTGGCCAGTTTTACTTGCAGAAAGGGGTCTGGAACGGGCAGCGACTGTTGGAAGAAGGATGGATCGAAACGGCTACCTCCAAGCAGATCTCTAACGGGAATGGAGGGGACAGTGATTGGACGCAGGGGTACGGCTATCAGTTTTGGCGCTGCCGGCACGGCATCTACCGGGGAGACGGAGCATTTGGCCAATTTTGTATTGTTCTGGAGAAGTATGATGCCGTCATTGCGATGACCTCTGGAACCAATGATCTGCAAGGGGTGCTTAATGGGGTTTGGGATCATCTTCTTGCGGCATTTGAGTTAGGTGAGGCGTTAGAACAAGGTGAGGCATTAGAGCAAGACCAGGCGTTCGAACAAGACAGAGCATCAGCCTGCCAGGGTTCTGCCGCCAAACAATTGCAGCGTGAGCTTGAAGCTCTTTGCCTGGAGCCTCCGGTCTTTCAGCGTGGATCAGAACGTGAAGGAATGGCAAATGGACAAAAGTATAAACTGGCTCAGAATGATTTTGGAATAGACCATCTCCGCTTTCAATTTAATGAACAAGAAGCCGAAGTGTACATTCAGGATGCGGCAGGCGAGCAAAGCCTTAAGCTGGGCCGTCAAACCTGGAAGCCCGGGCGATTGACTTTGTTTGGAGAAGAGGAGCCTTGCGCAGGCTCTTTTACCTGGAAGACTCCCCATGATCTGCTTCTCACAATCCGTACCATTGAAACGCCGTTCAGCCATACCTTGGAAGTTCAATTTCTCGAAGACGGGGCTATCGAAATTCATCGCAGAGTTAACGTTTCTTTTGGAGCAACTGAAAGCGCACCGCTTCGTGGTGAACCTGTCTCTTAA
- a CDS encoding alpha/beta fold hydrolase, with the protein MNLPNAPVVTGIVTTEGDTLYYEIRGSGQPLLLIPSEGDAGCYENVAPLLAEHYQVITYDRRGHSRSTRNEPDRFDIGRQARDAVAVLKAAGHDSALVFGSGDGGVIALEMIKSQPQAIQAAVIHEPPVIRLLPDSKRWRYFFGGVSRTAEIHGVNEAMFMLSLSLKLPPQAQTRIPQAYKERIAGNAGFYVNHELTPLVHYKPNAELLLASGVPLRLAASQQTLDNDLYYGQTSKVLAEALGSEPAVLPGHHLSFFDMPEEWAAALLEILPVE; encoded by the coding sequence ATGAACCTTCCAAACGCCCCCGTAGTTACTGGAATCGTAACTACCGAAGGGGATACGTTATATTATGAAATTCGCGGCAGCGGACAACCGCTGCTCCTGATTCCCAGCGAAGGGGATGCCGGCTGTTACGAGAATGTTGCTCCCCTGCTTGCCGAGCATTACCAGGTGATCACTTATGACCGCCGAGGTCATTCCCGAAGCACTCGCAACGAGCCGGACCGCTTTGATATCGGCCGGCAGGCACGGGATGCGGTAGCCGTGCTAAAGGCAGCCGGACACGATTCCGCGCTTGTATTCGGCAGCGGGGACGGCGGCGTTATTGCCCTGGAAATGATCAAAAGCCAGCCGCAGGCCATTCAGGCCGCCGTCATACATGAACCGCCGGTCATCCGGCTGCTGCCGGACAGTAAAAGATGGCGGTATTTCTTCGGCGGCGTCTCGCGGACCGCGGAAATCCATGGCGTAAACGAAGCCATGTTTATGCTGTCCTTGTCGCTGAAGCTGCCTCCGCAGGCCCAAACCCGGATCCCGCAGGCCTATAAGGAGCGCATTGCCGGCAATGCCGGCTTTTACGTGAACCATGAGCTGACGCCGCTGGTTCACTATAAGCCTAACGCCGAGCTGCTGCTCGCCAGCGGGGTTCCGCTGCGGTTGGCGGCCAGTCAGCAGACATTGGACAACGATTTGTACTACGGCCAAACCTCCAAGGTGCTGGCGGAGGCCTTGGGCTCAGAGCCCGCTGTTCTGCCGGGCCATCATCTCTCCTTTTTCGATATGCCGGAGGAATGGGCAGCGGCTTTACTAGAGATTTTACCGGTTGAATAA
- a CDS encoding carbohydrate ABC transporter permease codes for MKVRGKTNWMVTIFIALGTLFILFPLYMAITISLKNQQDMLTSVFGLPTHWRFENFTEAIRMTNFFRAFGNSAFVTLATAVLTLLTNSLVAYAIARNMNHKFFKGLYFYFISAMFIPFPIIMLPIVKLTSAMGMTNLVGLTILHTVYGLAFNVFVYVGYIRSIPTALEEAARVDGASTWGTFWRIIFPLMMPINATVGILICLSTYNDFLLPLVIISDQSMYTLPLVQYIFQGQFNTEFNLAFASYLLAMLPMILVYVFAQKWIINGVTQGAVK; via the coding sequence ATGAAGGTTCGGGGAAAAACCAACTGGATGGTTACGATATTCATTGCGCTGGGGACGCTGTTTATCCTGTTCCCTTTGTATATGGCCATTACGATTTCGCTGAAAAATCAGCAGGATATGCTGACCTCGGTGTTTGGCCTGCCGACACATTGGCGGTTTGAAAATTTCACGGAAGCGATCCGCATGACGAATTTCTTCCGCGCATTCGGCAACAGCGCTTTTGTGACGCTGGCAACCGCCGTGCTGACGCTGCTCACCAACTCCCTCGTCGCTTACGCGATTGCGCGGAACATGAACCACAAATTCTTTAAAGGGTTGTATTTCTATTTCATCAGCGCGATGTTTATTCCGTTCCCGATCATCATGCTGCCGATCGTCAAATTGACCTCTGCCATGGGCATGACCAACCTGGTCGGGCTGACGATTCTGCATACGGTTTACGGGCTGGCCTTTAACGTGTTTGTTTACGTGGGCTACATCCGCTCCATTCCGACGGCGCTGGAGGAAGCAGCCCGGGTAGACGGGGCCTCGACGTGGGGCACGTTCTGGCGGATCATTTTCCCGCTGATGATGCCGATCAACGCCACTGTAGGCATTTTGATCTGCCTGTCCACTTATAACGACTTCCTGCTTCCTCTCGTGATTATCAGCGATCAGAGCATGTATACCCTGCCGCTGGTGCAGTACATTTTCCAGGGTCAGTTCAACACCGAATTCAACCTGGCTTTCGCTTCTTACCTGCTCGCCATGCTGCCGATGATCCTGGTATACGTATTCGCGCAGAAATGGATTATTAACGGGGTTACGCAGGGGGCTGTCAAATAA
- a CDS encoding carbohydrate ABC transporter permease: MARRRAAFYWMTIPAVVLFFLFHTFPALQGVYYSFTNWNGFGDHYDFIGFKNYYYLFQDSNVWNAYGFTFKFAVVATIFINIISLLIALGLNASIKARNFFRAVYFLPNILSVLIVGYIFNYLFSNVFPIWGAHLGSDTLAGNILGNEKFAWLGVSFVAVWQGIAFNTILYLSGLQTIPTDIYEASNLDGASKWQEFWKITFPMIAPFFTINMVLAMKNSLMVFDLIVALTNGGPGRATQSISHLIYTGGFEGGEFAYQSANSVIYFIVIALISIIQIRFLQRRETDM; this comes from the coding sequence ATGGCTAGACGACGCGCGGCGTTTTACTGGATGACGATTCCGGCTGTAGTTCTCTTTTTCTTGTTTCACACCTTTCCGGCCCTTCAGGGCGTTTATTATTCCTTTACCAACTGGAACGGCTTTGGGGATCATTATGATTTCATCGGCTTTAAAAACTATTACTACCTGTTCCAGGACAGCAACGTCTGGAATGCCTACGGGTTCACCTTTAAATTTGCGGTGGTGGCCACCATCTTTATCAATATCATCAGCTTGCTTATTGCGCTGGGACTAAACGCCAGCATCAAAGCGCGGAATTTCTTCCGGGCGGTGTATTTCCTGCCGAATATCCTAAGCGTGCTGATCGTCGGTTATATTTTTAACTACCTGTTCTCGAACGTGTTCCCGATTTGGGGTGCTCACCTCGGCAGCGACACACTGGCGGGCAATATATTGGGGAATGAAAAATTCGCCTGGCTCGGCGTATCGTTCGTAGCCGTCTGGCAGGGCATCGCGTTTAACACGATCCTGTACCTGTCCGGCCTGCAAACCATTCCGACCGATATTTACGAAGCTTCCAATCTGGACGGGGCGAGCAAATGGCAGGAGTTTTGGAAAATCACCTTCCCGATGATCGCGCCCTTCTTCACCATCAACATGGTGCTGGCCATGAAAAACTCGCTGATGGTGTTCGACCTGATCGTCGCTTTGACCAACGGCGGGCCGGGACGCGCTACGCAGTCGATCTCCCACCTGATCTACACCGGCGGCTTTGAAGGCGGCGAATTCGCCTATCAATCAGCCAACTCGGTGATCTATTTTATCGTGATTGCGCTGATTTCGATTATTCAAATCCGATTCTTGCAGAGAAGGGAGACGGATATGTGA
- a CDS encoding ABC transporter substrate-binding protein yields the protein MRRFGRIGSVIIAVLLTGTLLAACGGKTSADGKVHIEFFQNKPEAKDSFDKLVAKFNAENPNIEVTQVNPPDAETVLLTRVVKNDEPDIVGMGATDTFSVLSQSGIFEDLTGQPLLDQVNPAYVKQVTDVTGMTEITGVPYATNANGIMYNKEIFRKLNLQVPKTWDELIQTAKAVKAAGIIPFYFTYKDDWQTNLSFNALGPNIVGNDFFKARRADETTFKDHFQEVAEKMLALLDYGHSDNFGKTYADGNRAFARGEAAMYIQGTWAIPELRKTNPDLELGFFPFPTGNDPNKANLISGVDTLLAITESSKHKEEAAKFVEFLLQPENIGQYIEEQTAFSAVEGVNQDDPAVAELKPYFEQSRFVDFADHFIPAAVQLNSITQSFLQNRNIDGFLNTLDTEWDKVANRRQTP from the coding sequence ATGAGAAGGTTCGGCAGAATTGGAAGCGTCATCATCGCTGTCTTGCTGACAGGCACTCTGCTGGCAGCATGCGGCGGCAAAACGTCCGCGGACGGCAAGGTGCACATCGAATTTTTCCAGAACAAGCCGGAGGCCAAAGATTCTTTCGACAAGCTGGTTGCCAAGTTTAACGCGGAGAATCCGAATATCGAGGTGACGCAGGTAAATCCGCCGGATGCTGAAACCGTTTTACTCACAAGAGTGGTCAAAAACGATGAACCAGACATCGTCGGCATGGGCGCAACGGACACCTTTTCCGTTTTGTCCCAAAGCGGCATCTTTGAAGATCTGACCGGCCAGCCTCTGCTGGATCAAGTAAACCCTGCTTATGTCAAACAAGTCACTGACGTTACCGGTATGACCGAAATTACCGGGGTTCCTTACGCGACCAATGCCAACGGCATTATGTACAATAAGGAAATTTTTCGCAAGCTGAACCTGCAGGTCCCCAAAACGTGGGACGAGCTGATCCAAACCGCCAAGGCCGTGAAGGCCGCCGGGATCATCCCTTTTTATTTTACGTATAAGGACGATTGGCAGACCAACCTTTCCTTTAACGCCCTCGGGCCGAATATTGTAGGCAACGATTTCTTCAAGGCCCGCCGGGCCGATGAAACCACTTTTAAGGACCATTTCCAGGAGGTTGCGGAAAAAATGCTCGCTTTGCTGGACTACGGCCACAGCGACAATTTCGGCAAAACCTACGCCGACGGCAACCGCGCTTTCGCCCGCGGCGAAGCCGCCATGTACATCCAGGGAACCTGGGCTATTCCCGAGCTCCGCAAAACAAACCCGGATCTGGAGCTGGGATTTTTCCCTTTTCCAACCGGCAACGATCCAAACAAAGCCAACCTGATCTCCGGCGTGGATACGCTGCTCGCTATTACAGAGTCTTCCAAACATAAAGAGGAAGCAGCCAAATTCGTAGAATTCCTGCTGCAGCCAGAGAATATCGGCCAATACATCGAAGAACAAACCGCTTTTTCCGCTGTGGAAGGCGTCAATCAGGACGACCCGGCAGTCGCGGAGCTTAAACCGTATTTTGAACAATCCCGTTTCGTGGACTTTGCGGACCATTTCATTCCGGCGGCCGTTCAGCTGAATTCCATTACCCAGTCGTTCCTGCAAAATCGTAATATCGACGGGTTCCTGAACACCTTGGACACGGAGTGGGATAAAGTCGCCAACCGGCGGCAGACCCCATAA
- a CDS encoding alpha/beta fold hydrolase, which yields MGFYVEVENNVKLFVEDIQPGGNITILFIHGWPLSHKQFEYQYDVLPAKGFRCIGYDWRGYGDSDKPFTGYDYDRMADDLRVLIHQLKLDNLTLVGHSTGAAIAARYATRYGGFGVSKLVLVSGALPTGFTPDKAKELLEETYNDRPNMWRKTIDGFFFQQISEAFRDFFSQIGYQAAGYATAAIIRTLRDSNLTAELSLITLPTLIIHGIHDQVVPFAQAQEVHKLITNSRLVPFHFSGHAPFYDERGRFNEVVSQFANSEK from the coding sequence ATGGGATTTTATGTGGAAGTGGAAAATAACGTAAAGCTGTTCGTTGAGGATATCCAACCCGGCGGCAATATAACGATCTTGTTTATTCACGGCTGGCCGCTGAGCCACAAACAATTTGAATACCAATACGATGTGCTCCCGGCAAAAGGGTTCCGCTGCATCGGTTACGACTGGCGGGGATACGGCGATTCCGATAAACCTTTTACGGGTTACGATTACGATCGGATGGCCGACGATCTCCGCGTGCTGATCCATCAATTAAAGCTGGATAACCTCACGCTGGTCGGCCATTCAACCGGCGCCGCCATCGCGGCTAGATACGCAACCCGGTACGGCGGCTTCGGCGTGTCCAAGCTCGTATTGGTCAGCGGGGCGCTCCCGACCGGTTTTACCCCGGACAAAGCCAAAGAGCTGCTGGAAGAAACCTACAACGACCGGCCCAATATGTGGCGGAAAACGATCGACGGCTTTTTCTTCCAGCAAATTTCGGAAGCCTTCCGGGACTTTTTCTCCCAAATCGGTTACCAGGCCGCAGGATACGCCACGGCCGCCATCATTCGTACGCTCAGGGACTCCAACCTGACCGCCGAACTGTCCCTGATCACCTTGCCTACTCTGATTATTCACGGCATCCATGATCAAGTCGTTCCTTTCGCTCAGGCGCAGGAAGTCCACAAGCTTATAACAAATTCGCGGCTCGTTCCCTTCCATTTCAGCGGGCATGCCCCTTTTTATGACGAACGCGGCCGCTTTAACGAGGTGGTTTCCCAGTTCGCCAATTCAGAGAAATAA
- a CDS encoding MBL fold metallo-hydrolase gives MKIQLVRHATLWIEYGGTTFLVDPMFSETGANPPIPNTENGRRNPLIPLPGPAAQWTAPDVMIVTHLHRDHWDQAAAEALPKSTPVLCQPGDRQTFAEAGFRNVTEIQEHLDFGGILIHRTGGRHGTGEIGRAMGPVSGFVFQAEHEPSLYVAGDTIWCDEVKAALDAFKPQAVVVNAGGARFLEGDPITMTDMDIAKLARYAPYTHITAVHMDSINHCLLTRDLLKIRLSNENLLDRVAIPNDGEWVENA, from the coding sequence ATGAAAATACAGCTTGTCCGCCACGCCACTTTATGGATTGAATACGGCGGGACCACCTTTCTGGTCGATCCGATGTTCAGCGAAACGGGCGCCAATCCCCCAATTCCCAACACGGAAAACGGAAGAAGAAACCCGCTGATTCCCCTGCCCGGTCCTGCCGCTCAATGGACTGCCCCGGACGTCATGATCGTCACCCACCTGCACCGGGATCATTGGGACCAGGCTGCAGCCGAAGCGCTGCCAAAATCCACGCCGGTCCTTTGCCAGCCTGGGGACCGCCAGACTTTCGCAGAAGCGGGTTTCCGTAACGTGACGGAAATCCAGGAACACTTGGACTTCGGCGGCATCCTTATTCATCGTACCGGCGGCCGGCACGGGACCGGGGAAATCGGCAGGGCGATGGGACCCGTATCCGGTTTTGTTTTCCAGGCCGAACACGAACCCTCCCTGTATGTCGCCGGAGACACCATCTGGTGTGACGAGGTCAAAGCCGCGCTGGATGCGTTCAAACCTCAGGCCGTCGTCGTGAATGCAGGCGGGGCGCGGTTCCTGGAAGGAGATCCGATTACGATGACGGACATGGACATTGCAAAGCTTGCCCGGTATGCGCCTTATACCCATATAACGGCTGTTCATATGGACAGCATCAACCACTGCCTGCTTACCCGCGATCTCCTAAAAATCCGTTTATCGAACGAAAATCTGCTTGACCGGGTTGCCATTCCGAACGATGGCGAATGGGTGGAAAACGCCTAA
- a CDS encoding Lrp/AsnC family transcriptional regulator, with translation MANLSLDEVDLQILQCLLENALSSNKEIGERVHLTGQAVGARVRKLRDMGVIEGYTLRWNPDKLGQRVLAFITVYMNTNTAHEAFRRFAEASHEIVEMHRISGEGCYWLRARAAGIVELNRLLEELLKFGNYKLALSLEKVKLSEF, from the coding sequence ATGGCAAATTTATCTTTGGATGAAGTCGATTTACAGATTCTGCAGTGCCTGCTGGAGAACGCTTTGAGCTCCAATAAGGAAATCGGGGAACGGGTGCATTTGACGGGCCAGGCCGTGGGAGCCAGAGTGCGCAAGCTCCGGGATATGGGCGTGATCGAAGGTTATACGCTGCGCTGGAATCCTGACAAGCTGGGGCAGCGGGTGCTGGCTTTTATTACCGTTTATATGAATACAAATACGGCTCATGAGGCCTTTCGCAGGTTTGCAGAAGCTTCGCACGAAATCGTCGAGATGCACCGGATCAGCGGAGAAGGCTGTTATTGGCTTAGAGCCAGGGCTGCAGGGATTGTAGAGCTTAACCGGCTTTTGGAGGAGCTTTTAAAGTTCGGCAATTATAAATTGGCTCTTTCCCTGGAAAAGGTAAAGCTTTCAGAGTTTTAA
- a CDS encoding pentapeptide repeat-containing protein, with protein MARETSGFLLQRAELKADCEQCFGLCCAALPFAASVDFAADKPAGQACGHLQEDFRCGIHGSLREQGYRGCTVYDCFGAGQKLSQETFGGASWREHPETGKLMLEVFPVMWQLHELLWYLAEALTLGGASALHDRIKAALEETRRLTALGADELAGLNVSLHRGEVGALLLQASELERKEKARQLRSSGRRTKKTGRGADLIGASLSGADLSCANLRGAYLIAADLRKADLRSADLIGADFRDADLRGADLTGSLFVTQAQMNAAKGNMETKLPAGIIRPAHWS; from the coding sequence TTGGCAAGGGAGACATCGGGGTTCCTGCTTCAGCGGGCGGAGCTGAAAGCGGATTGCGAGCAATGTTTTGGGTTATGCTGCGCGGCGCTGCCGTTTGCAGCTTCCGTTGATTTTGCGGCTGACAAGCCTGCCGGGCAGGCCTGCGGCCATCTGCAGGAGGATTTTCGGTGCGGCATCCACGGAAGCCTTCGAGAGCAGGGATATCGTGGATGTACGGTTTATGATTGTTTCGGGGCCGGACAGAAGCTGTCCCAGGAGACGTTCGGCGGTGCAAGCTGGCGGGAGCATCCGGAGACCGGAAAGCTAATGCTTGAAGTGTTTCCCGTCATGTGGCAGCTTCATGAGCTTCTTTGGTATCTTGCCGAGGCTTTGACTCTGGGCGGTGCCTCCGCACTCCATGATCGGATAAAGGCCGCTTTGGAAGAAACCCGACGGCTGACAGCGCTCGGTGCAGATGAATTAGCCGGTTTGAATGTAAGTTTACACCGCGGGGAAGTCGGCGCTTTGCTGCTGCAGGCCAGCGAGCTGGAGCGGAAAGAGAAAGCCCGGCAGCTGAGAAGCTCCGGCCGAAGAACGAAGAAAACGGGGCGGGGAGCAGACTTGATAGGCGCGAGTCTCAGCGGAGCCGACCTAAGCTGCGCCAACTTGCGCGGGGCTTATTTGATCGCCGCTGATCTGCGGAAGGCGGACTTGAGGTCAGCCGATCTGATTGGCGCGGATTTCCGTGATGCGGATCTCCGCGGCGCGGATTTGACGGGCAGCTTGTTTGTGACCCAGGCGCAGATGAATGCGGCTAAAGGGAATATGGAGACGAAACTGCCCGCCGGTATTATCCGTCCGGCCCATTGGAGCTGA